Proteins found in one Silene latifolia isolate original U9 population unplaced genomic scaffold, ASM4854445v1 scaffold_20.1, whole genome shotgun sequence genomic segment:
- the LOC141638379 gene encoding DEAD-box ATP-dependent RNA helicase 8-like: MNHNSNHNPRPRYPPGIANARGGGNYGYQNPNYQSRPPYNNNNHQQQPPPPQQHYVPRNNYQQPPPQQQQNYQQQQQQQWMMRRPVNSSNNSNSNSNSNSNSNSNNVTSDDSINVIEVDKTINHTSSVDSSSEDWKANLKLPAPDTRFRTEDVTATKGNEFEDYFLKRELLMGIYEKGFERPSPIQEESIPIALTGSDILARAKNGTGKTAAFCIPALEKIDTENNVIQVVILVPTRELALQTSQVCKELGKHLKIQVMVTTGGTSLKDDIMRLYQPVHLLVGTPGRILDLAKKGVCVLKDCSMLIMDEADKLLSPEFQPSLEHLISFLPESRQILMFSATFPVTVKDFKDRYLQKPYVINLMDELTLKGITQFYAFVEERQKVHCLNTLFSKLQINQSIIFCNSVNRVELLAKKITELGYSCFYIHAKMLQDHRNRVFHDFRNGACRNLVCTDLFTRGIDIQAVNVVINFDFPRNAETYLHRVGRSGRYGHLGLAVNLITYEDRFNLYKIEQELGTEIKQIPPHIDQGVYCR; this comes from the exons ATGAACCACAACTCCAACCACAATCCCCGCCCTCGCTATCCTCCTGGGATCGCCAACGCCCGCGGCGGCGGCAATTACGGCTACCAAAACCCTAATTACCAATCCAGGCCGccgtacaacaacaacaaccaccaacaacaacctCCCCCGCCGCAACAGCATTACGTTCCGcgaaacaattaccaacaaccaccaccgcaacagcagcagaattatcagcagcagcagcagcagcaatggATGATGAGACGGCCTGTTAACAGTAGTAATAACAGTAACAGTaacagtaatagtaatagtaacagTAATAGTAACAATGTTACGAGTGATGATTCGATTAATGTTATTGAAGTTGACAAGACTATTAATCATACTTCTTCCGTTGATTCCAG CTCTGAAGATTGGAAGGCGAATTTGAAGCTTCCAGCGCCTGATACTCGTTTCAGAACTGAG GATGTCACAGCTACGAAAGGAAATGAATTTGAGGATTATTTCTTGAAGCGAGAACTTCTTATGGGAATATATGAAAAAGGGTTTGAACGACCTTCCCCAATCCAGGAAGAAAGCATCCCAATTGCTTTAACAGGGAGCGACATCCTTGCAAGAGCTAAAAATGGAACTGGGAAAACTGCTGCATTTTGTATTCCTGCGTTGGAGAAAATTGATACAGAAAACAACGTGATTCAAG TTGTTATACTCGTTCCGACGAGAGAGTTGGCCCTTCAAACGTCACAGGTTTGCAAGGAGCTTGGAAAGCACCTAAAAATTCAAGTCATGGTCACAACAGGAGGAACAAGCTTAAAGGATGATATTATGCGTTTGTATCAGCCAGTTCATTTGCTGGTTGGAACTCCCGGAAGAATTTTGGATCTGGCAAAGAAGGGTGTATGTGTTTTGAAGGATTGTTCCATGCTTATCATGGATGAG GCTGATAAACTTTTGTCCCCTGAGTTCCAACCTTCACTGGAGCACTTAATTAGTTTTCTTCCTGAAAGTAGGCAGATTTTGATGTTTTCAGCAACGTTTCCTGTGACTGTCAAGGATTTCAAGGATAGATATTTGCAAAAGCCTTATGTAATTAACCTTATGGATGAGCTCACTCTAAAGGGTAttactcaattttatgctttTGTTGAAGAAAGGCAGAAAGTCCACTGCTTGAATACACTATTCTCTAAG CTTCAAATAAACCAGTCCATTATTTTCTGTAACTCTGTGAATCGAGTGGAATTACTGGCCAAGAAAATTACGGAGCTTGGTTATTCCTGCTTTTACATTCATGCTAAGATGCTCCAGGACCACAGAAACAGAGTATTCCATGACTTCCGTAATGGCGCTTGTAGAAACCTTGTTTGTACAG ATTTGTTTACAAGGGGTATTGACATTCAAGCAGTGAATGTAGTGATCAATTTTGATTTCCCAAGAAATGCAGAAACTTACCTACACAGA GTTGGTCGTTCTGGAAGATATGGACACCTTGGATTGGCTGTTAATCTAATAACATATGAGGACCGTTTCAACTT GTACAAGATCGAGCAAGAGCTTGGTACTGAAATTAAGCAAATTCCTCCACACATAGATCAGGGTGTTTACTGTCGGTGA